The window TGTACTTAAACTTAGAATTATTTGATGAAGCGGCTGATTCGGCACGTGCTGCGTTAAATAAAGGCAGTTTAAAGCAAGAATCAAACGCCTATATTGCGCTTGGAATGGCGCAATACAATCTCGAAAACTTCGATGCAGCTATCCTTGCATTTGAGCAAGCTAAAAAATACAAAAAGTCAGAACGCTTAGCGGCCCAGTGGCTGCAATATGTGAAACGTGAAAAACTTGATAAAGACACGTTAGCCAAGGCCTATTTGTAACATACCTATCAAAATAAATTTGTAATCAACCCTAAGGGACCTTCATGGTCCCTTATTTCTTTGTATTTCAAACACTTTTAAAACAACTCATGTATACGTGTAAGTTCGTAGTGTTTAAGAAATTTGACAAGAAACTGTCACGCACATGTTAAGTAAGTGTAACCCATTTGACACATAAACCCTCTAACTTAGAGCCAGTTCTAAATTAGTGCACACGCACATAAAAAGCGAAAAAGCTTAAAAACTATCAACGGAGAAAACAATGAAACTTTCTGGTTTATTTAAAGTGAGCATGGTTGCATCAGCACTTACTCTTGCAGGTTGTGGCGGCGATATCAATATTACACCAACTACAGTCGATAACAGCGTAGACAACTCTGTAACAAACCCAGGTGGTTCAAATCCAGACCCAATTTCATGTGCAACGTATACGCTTGACGGTGCATCGTTCACAGGTGAAGCAGACGGCGTAAACTGTGTTTACAGCCAAGCATTTGCAAGTAACGCAAAAGACATCACAAGCTCTTTCGTAATCCCAGCGCTTGAAGATAACGGCGCACATATCTTCGAAGGTGCTTTATTTATTGGTAAAGACATTGATACGTCAACGGGCGCAACCATTGACGATAATGGTCCAACACTGTCAATTGAAGCGGGCGCAACTATTGCGTTCACTAAACCAGAAAGCTTTATTCGTATTGCACGTGGTGCAAATATCGAAGCAATTGGTGAAGTAGACAAGCCAATCGTATTTACCTCTATTTCAGAGATTGATGGCGATGATTCAACAACAGCACAAATTGGTGACTGGGGTGGTATTCAAGTAAATGGTCGCGGTCATTCAATTCGTTGTACTGCAGACGCTGCAAGCCAAGACCTATGTAACCACCCAGCAGAAGGTATCGTTTCATACTACGGTGGTAACGATCCACAAGATAACAGCGGTATTTTAAAGCATATTGTTATCAAATACGCAGGTTTTGGTGTTGAAGGTGATGAACTTAACGGTTTAACGCTTAACGCGGTAGGTTCAGGCACTACAATCGATTACGTTCACGTTCACAACGGCTTCGATGACGGTATCGAGCTATTCGGTGGTTCAGTGAACCTTAAGCACATTGTTGTAACAGAAACTGGCGATGACGGTATTGACTGGGATGAGGGTTGGAAAGGCATGGGCCAATACATCCTTGTTCACTCAAAAGAATACGGTAACCACGGCTTTGAAACTGACGGTGCGAAAAAAGATCCGCTTTCAGGTGATGGCCAAGGCTTAGTAACAACAGTATCAAACCCAATTATTGCTAACGCAACGGTTGTTGCAACTGGATCTGCAGGTGCAGAAGGCCGCCGTGACGGAGCTGGCATGGAAATGAAAGAATGGGGTAAAGTGCAAATGGCAAATATCCTGTTTGCCAACTCGTCTACAGAAGCTGGAGCAGGCTGTTTAGATTTATTTAACGATAAAGATTTATCAGGTGCAGCGGGTGTTCATGCAAACGCGAAAAATGGCGATATTTCATTTGAAAGCGCGATTTTTGCATGTGGTCTTAACTTTGAAGAAATTGACACTCCGTTAACTGGTGAATTAGCTGATTTCGATATCGCAGCGTGGTTTGCGGCAGGTAACAACAACCAAACGATTGGCTTTGCTAACTTTGAAAACATTTTTGCAGCAGATGGCGTATCTACTAAATCGGCAATGATGGATAAAGACGGTAACGCTGTGACAGTTGTTGCAAAAGACATGAGCGAAGTCAATCCGTTCTTTGATAACGCCGGTTTTGTTGGCGCAATTCAAGAAGGTGCAACAGGCGATTGGGCAGAATTTGTTAAAGCGTCGCTAGAGCGCGCTGGTCACTAATCTAAGCCAAGTAGTGAGTTTAGGTGTGGCGTTAGCCACACCTCTTTATAAAAACTATAGGTTTAGAGGATTATATAATGAAACCAAAAAAGCAGTTTAAAGCTAATTTAGTTACGCTTTCGGTGCTTTGTGCGTTTTCGTCATTTTCCTCTGTTGCAGATGAGAATGAACAGGCACAAGTACAAAAGGAAATTGAAGAAGTTGTTGCAACCGCAAGCCGTTTAAAAGGCAGTGCAAGTGCAGTAATTGAAGAGCGTAAAAACCAAGCTTTCGTTGCCGACATTATGGGTGCTGAGCAAATTTCACGTACCGGTGATTCAGATGCTGCATCTGCGCTTCGTCGTGTAACAGGTTTAAGCTTAGTAAACGATAAATTTATTTATGTACGTGGTTTAGGTGAGCGTTACTCAAGCGTTCGATTAAATGGCGCATCTGTACCGAGCCCAGATTTAACGCGTAGCGTTATTCCACTTGATATCTTCCCATCAAGCATTATCGAGTCACTTTCAGTACAAAAAGCCTATTCACCAAATATGCCAGCGGCGTTCGGTGGTGGTGACGTAAATATTCGTACTAAAAGCATTCCTGATGATCGCGTGTTTAAAGTGGATATCGGTGCAAGCTATAAAGACACCAATGATGAAGGTTACACCTACGAAGGTGGCAGCGATGATTGGTTAGGTACCGACGACGGCACACGTGCTATGCCTGGCACGGTGCGTGCTGCACTTAATCGTTATGTTAACGGTTTATCGGATATTTCTATTCGAAACATTCGTGATATTGAGTCAAAAGCGCTTGGTGAAGATATCGGTCAAGACGCTGCGATTGCGTTAAACAAAGATCTGATTAAAGCACTGCCACGTGATTATGGATTACAAGAAGAAAGCTTAAATCCAGATTTTGGCATTAAAGCAGTTTATGGTGACCGTTTTGACGATGTATTGGGTTTTGGCGGGTCGCTTGGCTTTTTGGCAAGCGTTGCATATGACAATGAGTGGTCTAATGCAAATGAGTTTGGTGCCGTATTATCGTCAGCCGATGCAGCCAAGGCAGCGCAGTGTTCAACAAAAACTTTTGCCTGTTATTCGGCTAAAAATGAAAAGCAAACTACCAAAAATAATATCAAGCTAAATACCTCTTTAAATTTAGGTTATAAACTTGATGGCCATGAATTAACGGCAACATACATGAAACTTCGTGATACCGAAGACGAAGCGTCAGTTGCTATTTATCAAGAGCCATCAAAATCATTAAGTATTGATGATGGTCAAGTTCAGCGCAGTCATACAACGTCATTTGAAGAGCGTGAATTAGATATTCTTCAAGTTCGCGGTCAGCATAATTTAACGTGGAGTGTATTAGATGGCGTTGGTGTAGATTGGCATTATACCGATTCAACGGCGACGACAGAAATTCCAGGTGAACTTGAAATCACAGTGCGCGATGAGTATCAAGACGGTCAATACCAACGTACCTTCTATAATGGCTCACTCGGTGGCAACCCGTATTTATATCGCTTTGTTGATATGGAAGATCAGGTTGAAAACTGGGGCGTAAATGTAAACAAGGTATTTTACTTTGATGGTTCTGACATTGAGCTTTCAGGTGGTGGTTACTTTATAGAAAAAGCGCGTGATTATCGCACTGACTTCTTTAACTACCGCTTTGCACAAACTCAGCAAGTAGAACTGGCTCAAAGTGAAGATGATGCATTAAACATTGGCAGTTTCTTCAGTAACGACAGCACAGTAGATAACACAGATGTTGAGCTATTATTCCAAGAGCCAACAGCAGATGACTACTTAGCAGCGCAAATGATTGACGCATATTTTGGTGCATTCGATTACACCATTAATAACAACTGGCGTTTAAGCGGTGGTGTGCGTTATGAAGATTTCCGTCAAGTTGCGTTAGCGTTTTCACGAAGTGCATTTGATCCTGCATTACTTGAAGATAAGCTAAGCAGCGAAGCCATTGAGCAAGCGACAGTAATGGAAGACGACTACTTTGGCTCACTTTCTATGACGTACAGTCAAGATAGCTACCAAGTACGTTTTGGTTACGGCAACACGGTTGTTCGCCCAGATCTACGTGAACTTACGCCTGTTCAATATCAAGACCCACTAACTGATTATCGTACCCTTGGTAATCCGTACTTAGAGTCAAGTTACCTTGATAACTTTGACACACGTGTGGAGTTTTACCTAGACAACGGTGATAACTACTCAATTGGTGCATTCTATAAAGATATTGATAGCCCAATTGAAGCGTTACTTACTGAAAGTGATGGTCGTTTTACACTGCAATTTGATAACGCAGACAACGCAGTTGTTTACGGTATTGAAGCGGAGTGGATGACAGAACTAAGTGCTGATATGTTAGGCGGTGCGTTCTTTACATCAGGTAACTTAACGATAAGTGATTCAGAAGTTACAATTTTAGAGAGTCAGCGCGGCGATTTAACAAATCTTAAACGTCGAATGACAGGTCACTCTAAGTACGTTGCAAACGTTCAGCTTAACTATGATTCTCACAATGGTAATCATCAAGCGTCCGTTATCTACAATGTATTTGGCGACCGTATTCTTGCGGCTGGTGTTAATAACTTTGACGATGCATACGAGCAACCAATTAACTCGTTAGACCTTGTATATAGTTATTATCCAAACTTTAACTCAACGATTACGTTCAAAGTTAAAAACCTACTAGGTCAAGACTTTGAAGTTGAGCAAAATGACGTATTAATTCGTCAAAAAGAAATGCCAACGGAAATCAGCTTAGACTTCTCATACGAGTTCTAACAACATAGACTTTCAACTAAACCTAGCGTATTAATTTACCTAGCCAAAAAGCTCAACTTCGGTTGGGCTTTTTTTTATGATTTTTATTCAACAAAGCCTTTTATACGGTAGATTTCTAGAAGTCTAAATGATAGATTCAAATTTCTGCACTTTGTAGAACATTAATAACTCTCACGCATCAAAGTTATTACATTTTATTTAGGAATTAGAATTATGTTAAAAGTTGGTTTAGTCGGTTGGCGTGGTATGGTTGGCTCCATATTAATGGAGCGTATGCAACAGGAAGGTGATTTTACGAAAATTGATGCGACCTTTTTCACCACCTCACAAACCGGCCAACTTGGACCTGATATCGCAGGTGACGCAAAACCATTATTAGACGCAAATGACATCAATGAGCTGGCTAAAATGGACGTGGTACTCACGTGTCAGGGCGGCGATTATACCAAAGCTGTGTACCCAGCATTACGTGAAACCGGTTGGAATGGTTACTGGATTGATGCTGCATCTGCACTACGTATGGCTGATGACAGTATTATTGTATTAGATCCCGTAAACCTTGATGTAATTAAACGAGGGTTAGAGCAGGGGGTTAAAACTTTTGTTGGCGGTAACTGCACTGTTTCACTTATGCTTCTTGCTTTAGGTGGCTTGTTTGAGCAAGACCTTATTGAGTGGGTAAGCCCAATGACTTACCAAGCAGCATCGGGTGCAGGCGCACGTAATATGAAAGAACTCATTGCGCAAATGGGTGAAATTCATAACGAAGTGGCTGACAAACTTGATCCTGCATCGGCGATTTTAGAAGTGGATAAACTCGTTTCTGAAAAAATTAAATCAGATACTTTGCCAACCGATCAATTTGGTGTGCCGTTAGCAGGTAGCTTAATTCCATGGATTGATGTGCCAATGCCTTCAGGTCAAAGTAAAGAAGAATGGAAAGCGGAAGTTGAAGCAAACAAGATTTTAGGTAGCAATAAGCAGCCTATTCCAGTTGATGGACTATGTGTAAGAATTGGCGCGATGCGCTGTCATTCACAGGCGATGACAATTAAATTGAAAAAAGACATTTCGGTAGAAGAAGTTGAATCAATTTTAGCGTCACATAATCAATGGGTAAAAGTTGTACCTAATGAACGTGAAGTAACAAGTAAAGAACTTACGCCAGTTAATGTAACCGGAACCCTATCTATTCCTGTCGGTCGTATTCGTAAATTATCGATGGGCCCAGAATATATAAGTGCGTTCACGGTTGGTGATCAGCTGCTTTGGGGCGCTGCGGAGCCACTGCGTAGAATGTTACGTATCATTACTGATTAATATTATTCAGCTATTGTTTAAAGCCACCTGCGGGTGGCTTTTTTGTATTTTAAATTTAAAAATTACATATCTAAACGTATAAATTACTTTCTAAGCACTTGTTTATATGTAAAATAAATCTTTACCTATTCTAAATTAAAGACACGTATGTTGGTAAGACAGGCAATACTTAACGATTCAGTGGCGATTAGTGAACTGATAAGCAGATTAACGGTAAAGTACGTATTACCATCATGTGAAAGTAAGGTTCACCACATACTACTGAACTCAATGAGTTCTAAGCAGGTAAGCAACAACCTACAAAATGGCTACTATTACTTGCTTGCAGAAAACGCCAACAAACAACTTATCGGTGTTGCGGGGTTAAAAGATTATAGCCATCTTTATCATTTATTTGTCTGTGATAATCACCAAGGGCGGGGCATTGCTAAAACCTTGTGGCAAATCATCAAGCGTGATGCAGAGCGTATCAATAATACCAAGCAGTTCACGGTTAATTCGGCAATAACAGCTGAAAGTGTTTATTTATCTTTTGGTTTTAAGCGACTATCAGGCATACGCAATAGAGACGGTATGGTAGATATACCCATGACCCTTACCCTTTAATCTTTAATACAATAAGAGTTAATTACGAATTAAAGATTTCAATATTTTCACAGTTGTGCAATAGTTAATCAATAATAACAATATGCTCGCAATGATGCGTGTAAACGAAAAAACGGAATTTATTTTGAAATCCTACCTAACTATTTTTGCCCCAGCGTCACTAATATTTAATTTTACACAGGTAGCATATGCAAATAATGCTACTGAGTTTGTAAAGGAACTAAAAGAGCATTACCAAAGTACCCGTTCAATTAAAGCATTTTCGTTAACACACAGTTATTTAGGGCAAAGTAACCCGTATCAGTCATGGGACTTTAAGGTTCCTACTCGCTATAAAGCGTTTAAAGTAACCGACATTGATATGACAAACGAGCATTATTATCAAAATGTTGTGCATCATTACACTGGAGGTTTGTATTTTGATGAGGTGCATTTTCAAAATGATAGACATAGTCTACGCTACGAAAGAAACGGTATTTCATTAGGTAAACGTGCAGCGCCGCAGAATATGAAAAGTTATGAGCGCTATAAAAACCTAACTTTGATGAATATTGACTTTTTTGCAGTCAATCCATTGCTAGAAGAACAAAACGTTGCACAAAATGTCGTGTATTCGAAAGCAAATAATAAAGTGACTCTAACTCACCACGCATCACAAAAAAGTGAAATAGAATATACGTTTAGCACAAATCCGATACGCTTAAACTCAATTAATAATAAAACGCGCAATCGTATTTTTATTTACGATGACTACAAATACAATAATGGTTTTTACTTAGCGCATTCACTAATTAAGCATTATAACGGGGACACGTTACCGAGCTTTATAACACGAATTGAAGCGTTTAATACGATAGATAGAATAGAGCCTGAAAAACTCGTTTTACCACAAGGGTTTTACCTTAAACAAAGCCCAAACAATAGGGCGCTTAAAGTAACTTCTATTGCTAACAAGCTTTATTTAATTACTGATGAAAGCAATCATTACAATACATTATTTTATGTGAATGATAATGATATTACTGTTTTAGGCGTACCTAGAAATGCCAATATGGCGGTTGATATCATTGAAAAAATAAAACAAGTTCAACCAGATAAATCTATTACAGGCGTTTACGTAACACACCCATATAGCGATCATATTGCGGGGTTAGTG of the Pseudoalteromonas spongiae UST010723-006 genome contains:
- a CDS encoding TonB-dependent receptor domain-containing protein, with product MKPKKQFKANLVTLSVLCAFSSFSSVADENEQAQVQKEIEEVVATASRLKGSASAVIEERKNQAFVADIMGAEQISRTGDSDAASALRRVTGLSLVNDKFIYVRGLGERYSSVRLNGASVPSPDLTRSVIPLDIFPSSIIESLSVQKAYSPNMPAAFGGGDVNIRTKSIPDDRVFKVDIGASYKDTNDEGYTYEGGSDDWLGTDDGTRAMPGTVRAALNRYVNGLSDISIRNIRDIESKALGEDIGQDAAIALNKDLIKALPRDYGLQEESLNPDFGIKAVYGDRFDDVLGFGGSLGFLASVAYDNEWSNANEFGAVLSSADAAKAAQCSTKTFACYSAKNEKQTTKNNIKLNTSLNLGYKLDGHELTATYMKLRDTEDEASVAIYQEPSKSLSIDDGQVQRSHTTSFEERELDILQVRGQHNLTWSVLDGVGVDWHYTDSTATTEIPGELEITVRDEYQDGQYQRTFYNGSLGGNPYLYRFVDMEDQVENWGVNVNKVFYFDGSDIELSGGGYFIEKARDYRTDFFNYRFAQTQQVELAQSEDDALNIGSFFSNDSTVDNTDVELLFQEPTADDYLAAQMIDAYFGAFDYTINNNWRLSGGVRYEDFRQVALAFSRSAFDPALLEDKLSSEAIEQATVMEDDYFGSLSMTYSQDSYQVRFGYGNTVVRPDLRELTPVQYQDPLTDYRTLGNPYLESSYLDNFDTRVEFYLDNGDNYSIGAFYKDIDSPIEALLTESDGRFTLQFDNADNAVVYGIEAEWMTELSADMLGGAFFTSGNLTISDSEVTILESQRGDLTNLKRRMTGHSKYVANVQLNYDSHNGNHQASVIYNVFGDRILAAGVNNFDDAYEQPINSLDLVYSYYPNFNSTITFKVKNLLGQDFEVEQNDVLIRQKEMPTEISLDFSYEF
- the asd gene encoding aspartate-semialdehyde dehydrogenase; amino-acid sequence: MLKVGLVGWRGMVGSILMERMQQEGDFTKIDATFFTTSQTGQLGPDIAGDAKPLLDANDINELAKMDVVLTCQGGDYTKAVYPALRETGWNGYWIDAASALRMADDSIIVLDPVNLDVIKRGLEQGVKTFVGGNCTVSLMLLALGGLFEQDLIEWVSPMTYQAASGAGARNMKELIAQMGEIHNEVADKLDPASAILEVDKLVSEKIKSDTLPTDQFGVPLAGSLIPWIDVPMPSGQSKEEWKAEVEANKILGSNKQPIPVDGLCVRIGAMRCHSQAMTIKLKKDISVEEVESILASHNQWVKVVPNEREVTSKELTPVNVTGTLSIPVGRIRKLSMGPEYISAFTVGDQLLWGAAEPLRRMLRIITD
- a CDS encoding GNAT family N-acetyltransferase — protein: MLVRQAILNDSVAISELISRLTVKYVLPSCESKVHHILLNSMSSKQVSNNLQNGYYYLLAENANKQLIGVAGLKDYSHLYHLFVCDNHQGRGIAKTLWQIIKRDAERINNTKQFTVNSAITAESVYLSFGFKRLSGIRNRDGMVDIPMTLTL